In the Hordeum vulgare subsp. vulgare chromosome 7H, MorexV3_pseudomolecules_assembly, whole genome shotgun sequence genome, one interval contains:
- the LOC123408968 gene encoding protein CDI-like, with translation MAFKGHHPGEHDNSHKLSSHASAPKMSPPAPCQLLGAESAHATAEPFRVYVGYDSREDIAYRVCRRSLLRRSSVPLEVIPIVQQELREAGLYWRERGPTESTEFSFTRFLTPHLAGYRGWALFVDCDFLFVADVAELARMADPRYAVLCVHHDYTPKEATKMDGAVQTAYPRKNWSSMVLFNCGHPKNRAALTPEAVSTQSGAHLHRFAWLDDADVGEVPFAWNFLVGHNRVDPADVGGTAPRAIHYTSGGPWFELYKDCEFADLWIQERDAYESEEKEGEVEGTRVPSSSAVAVDA, from the coding sequence ATGGCTTTTAAAGGCCACCACCCCGGTGAACATGATAACTCGCACAAGCTATCCAGTCACGCGTCCGCGCCGAAAATGTCGCCTCCGGCACCATGCCAGCTCCTCGGCGCTGAGAGCGCCCACGCGACGGCAGAGCCATTCCGCGTGTACGTGGGCTACGACTCCCGCGAGGACATCGCATACCGCGTGTGCCGGCGCTCACTGCTGCGGCGCTCCTCCGTGCCGCTGGAGGTCATCCCGATCGTCCAGCAGGAGCTCCGCGAGGCCGGGCTGTACTGGCGGGAGCGCGGGCCGACGGAGAGCACGGAGTTCTCCTTCACCCGCTTCCTGACGCCACACCTCGCCGGCTACCGCGGGTGGGCGCTCTTCGTGGACTGCGACTTCCTCTTCGTGGCGGACGTGGCGGAGCTGGCGCGCATGGCCGACCCTCGCTACGCCGTGCTCTGCGTGCACCACGACTACACGCCCAAGGAGGCCACCAAGATGGACGGCGCCGTGCAGACGGCGTACCCGCGCAAGAACTGGTCCTCCATGGTGCTCTTCAACTGCGGCCACCCCAAGAACCGCGCCGCGCTcacgccggaggccgtgagcaccCAGAGCGGGGCGCATCTCCACCGCTTCGCTTGGCTCGACGACGCCGACGTCGGCGAGGTGCCGTTCGCGTGGAACTTCCTCGTGGGGCACAACCGCGTGGACCCGGCGGACGTGGGCGGGACCGCGCCGCGCGCCATACACTACACGTCCGGCGGGCCGTGGTTCGAGCTGTACAAAGACTGCGAGTTCGCCGACCTCTGGATCCAGGAGCGCGACGCGTACGAGTCGGAGGAGAAAGAAGGCGAGGTGGAAGGCACAAGAGTGCCATCATCGTCTGCAGTTGCTGTGGACGCATGA